The Bos indicus x Bos taurus breed Angus x Brahman F1 hybrid chromosome 11, Bos_hybrid_MaternalHap_v2.0, whole genome shotgun sequence sequence ACAGGCAAAGGCAGAATGATGGGCTCACAGTGGTGAAGAAAGATCAGGAGGAAGACCCGTAGGCACCAGGCCTCCGGGGGCACAGCAGGCTCAGGTGGGCACCTCGGtctgcctctgcttcctctgcacagtggcctccctcccctcctgtaGGCAGACCCTCCACATGGCTGAGGAAGGGCGTGATCATTGGCTGACAGGCCCTTGCATCTAACCCACCCACCTTGTAGCAGGCTGTCCTTACTGCAGAGGCTAGAAGGCTGAAAACAGCACATCCCCGACTCTCGGGCAGCTACCAGTCTGGATAATGCATGTTAGGTGCACGTGCACAGATTTGAGAGGCAGATTGGAGGCCGAGCCCATGCTTCTGCTGTTTTCTGCCTGCAAGTGCGTGTGGTTAATGCAGCTGCAGAGCTgaagttttcattccatttaatTTAAATTCACTTACAATTAAAGAGGTGTGTGTGGCTGGTGGCTACTGCATTGGACATCACAGCTGTAAAGAAGAGGACAGACCAACAGGATGACCCGGAGCTCATGGAGGTTCTCACAGGGTTAGGGGTGTGTTGAGCCTGCAGCTTTCAGCAGGAAGCTGGCCCAACCTCAGTGGGGCACAGTTCCTTCTTTCCTGCATCCAGATGGCTGGTCCCACTCAGCCCAGTCAGTGGACAAAGAAGAACTGGGACAAACTGTCCAAGCTGGGTCGGGGAAACAGCTGAGGTTTGCTAAGGATGGTTCTTGATAGGAATCCCTGTGGCACTTTGACATTTCTCCTCCAGATCCTCGGAGTTGCAGGCTAAAAGCTAGCCCCTCATTTTGCTGACAATTGACCGTAGGAAGGCTGGGAGGTCTGTTCACCACAGGCCAGAGAGACAGAAACCGGAGAGGCAGAAATGAGCTCTCACACCAGGCATTCGTTGCCTTATGGTTACACCTTTCTTTAGTGATTCCACCAACATCTCTTCTGTGAACATTTCTCTTAAAGTGGAATCGGAAAGAGCCACAAATGTACTTTTCTTTGCCCAGACTCCACTTCTTACAATCAAGAAAGCTCTGTGCCAGCTCTAGGCCCAGGGGACTGCACACaggtcccttctcttcctacacACGGTTCCTTCTGCCTGGGACACCTCTACCCCTCAGCAGCCAGCTCATTAGGCCCCTCTTGCACTCAGCTTGGACAGCCTGCCTCTGGGATGCTCCCCCAACTGCCTGGTGGGCTGGCTGCCTCTCCATGGGCGCTCCCGGCAGCCCAGACGGCCCACGGATGTGGAATGCTCATCCTGCAGAGCTGCCAGGCCCTCTCTGCTATCGGCCTCCCACAAGCCTGGAGTAAGGGCTGTGGTGTCTTTCTCAGCCTGTGTCTCCAGACCCTAGCATGGCAAGAGGTTGCTGGCCCCAAACTAAACAAATGACCTATCCCCTCCGATCTGGGACCTAAACGGGAAAAGTACCAAACTCCCAGGGTTAGTAGGAGATTGAGATAAACACACAAATCCCTTGTCCAAGAGCTGGCTTGGcaaatatgttattttcttaTCTTCTCATCAGGCTTaccttgtagctcagctgataaagaatctgcttgcaatgtgggagatctgggtttgatccctgggttgggaagatcccctagagaggggaacagctacccactccagtattctggcctggagaattccatggactgtatagtccgtggggtcgcaaagagtctgacatgactgagcacctctCACTTTTcatcaggaaaacagaaaggTAACTGACCATAGAAGGGAAGTGTTGGCAATCCATCCGGGATGGCTGGGTGGAGATCTACTGATCAAACGTCATAGGGACCTTAGGCCTTAGAGCTTGAAAGGAAGGTAAGGACCACTTCATGCAGCTGAAACACCCACCTGAGCTGATTATACAGCTGGGGAAAGAGGCCCAAAGACAGAGGAAGGCTGATGGGTGACCATGGGGCAGGCTCCTCCACTGCAACAGCTAGCTGGTAGGTCTCCACTGGAAGCAGGGGAATGGGAAGGCCTCTTTCCAGAAACACCACAGGCTACAGTTTTGCAAAGTTGGGTATGATTCCTAGGCAGATCAGGAAATCAATTTAAtagcattaaaacaaaacaaaccggAATGGAAAATAGTACACTGTGTATCATTGCAGTTATAAGTAACTTTGGGGTTTGGGGGAGCCAGGGAGTGATTTTGTAGATTGAGGCGGGCAGGGCCTGTACTTGAGTGACCTATCAATTACTTCTCATCTCTAGAGCAAACTGAAGGATAAAGATAACctggggaggaggctgaggaggagagaggaagcctCAGTGGAATTGGAGATGGTGATTAAAGAAGGGTAAAAAAGGAGAGGTTTGCAAAGGCATCATGGGCAGAAGAAATCATTTGGTTGCAGCcttaactccagtattcttgcctggagaatcccaaggatggaggaacctggcgggctgcactccacggggttgcaaaaagttggacgtgactgagcgactaatgcacTTTCTTTCCTAGCTGGCACCACAGAGGGCCTGCTGCAGAAGCCGTAGGAGCTCCCTGGTCTCTTATCATGAAATGCTTCTATAACAGTGATATTGTATATGTGGAGCATTTACACTTCAATGTTCCAAGCCTCCTAggaggtgtggggaggggtgAGATCATTATCTCATTTTGCAGGTGGGGAGACTGAGGATCTGAGAAAGCTGCCAGATGCAGAATGAGAATCCAGTCTTCCTAGCTTCTGAATGGGTGGCCTTTCCACCACACCACAATGCGAGCACTGTGTTTAGACAAGGTTTAAGGTTTAAGACGGTTGCCCTTCAGAATCACCCAGGCAGCTGCCAAAAAATTCAAAGGCCTGCCTGCTTCCCTCCTGCAACCATTGAAATCAGAATCGGGGCATGGGGCTGGGCTATCACTATCTTTCAAAGCTCCCTTTGGAAAGCCTAGTGCACAGCCAGAACTGGAAACCTTGGGCGCAGTTGGGACTGTGTCCCCAGTGCTGGGTCCTCCTCACCCCTACCTTCTTTCCGGGCCTGGCTATCAGGTTCTACCTTGGCCCATTTGGCCAAGCTGCCTAAGATGTCTGTTGGTGCCCTTAGCTCACATGAATGTCACTGTTGTTTTCCAGAGTGACTCCCCCAGGACGCTGCCACCCAGGCCCAGTCCTCAGAGCCGATGTCTCTTGGGGCCCCCTGAGAGGAGGTGTGATCAGGGAGGTGGAGAGGCAGGCGGCTCTGACAGACAGAAAGCAAACAGCTCAAAGGGGTGGCAGGCTGCATTTTATTCATTGTTAATTTCAACACCCTTCAAACCCTCTCTTGGAGTGCTGCtcgaaaaaataaatgtattgtttAAGAAATCCTGCAGACTGGCCCCGCATGCTCTAAGTCCCTCCTAAGAGAACAGGGAGCATAGAAAATGATCTGTAAAGCAAGGGGGGAGCTTCCCTAGGGAAGAGAGGGTGGAAGGGGGGACGGGGTTGGGGGTGGAAGGGGAGGAGGCTGACagcaaggggaaggggagggtctTGGGTCAGGTTGATGCAGAAATCTCACCACTTCAGTGTGGAGCCTGGCTGGGTGGGCACCTGGAGGTGTCAGAGCTGCTCCAGGGGCCAGAGTCCATGCTGATGGCCCTGTCCTCGGGGTCAGGAGTGCTGTcagccctctcctcctctcccccaccccacagagtAGGGAGCCTTTGGCAGCACCAAGCAGCACATTTTCTAACAACTGTTCCAACAAAGAAATGAGCCCCAGCCAGTGCCTCTTCTGGACTCAGAAGTGCCTCAGCAGTCTGTCTGAATGTGCTTTCCAGACAGTGAGCACGTGCAATTGTGCTTTTTGTttgtgaaaaatgtaaaaagttaCAGTAAGATGGAGCCGTCTGGCCCATGGCTCCTACTGTGCCAGGTTGCTCCTCACCCACCTGGGAGGGGGTGCGCAAGAAGCAGGGCTCTGTTGGGAGGCCTGTctgagggatggaggagcctgagtACATTCAGCAGCTGTTTTCCAGGGTTTGGCTTGGGTTTGGTCGCTGGCTTCTGTGTAAAACACAGATTTGTGCAAAGTGTTCATGAAACTCCCCCAAGACAGGGAGGAATTTTCCAGGCCCTTGCAGATTTCCAAGGAGctaaaaatgcaaaaatccttcTTCTTAAAGTAGCCcagactgggattttttttttttttttttttgctttagggAAAGGGGCTAGTAGCTCTTTATAAAGCtgacacatgtgtatgtatgtgtgtgtgtgtgcgtgcgtgcgtgcgtgcatgaGGCTGCAATATGTGACACTTCTGGCAAAAGCCCAGGATTGCCTGGCTTTTTCCACAGTCTGAGGGCCTAAGGCTGCCTGAGCCTTCTGCCTCCTCTGCCAGACCCAGACAGAAGCACTAGCTTCAGACAGAGAACACAAGGGCTGGCCAGACTACTTGGTCTTCTTACTGAACACGGCACCAAGGCGTGCCCTTGCCTGCTCAGCTCTGAGAAGGCTGGGCTCCTGTCTAGGATTCTGGCCCCTGCGTGGCCACAGATGGGTGACAAGGGCTTCTTAGAGCCCATGCTGTCTTTACGGGAGCCTCACAGCCGCAGCACAAGAGGAGTGAGTGTGGGCCTAAGGTTAGGAAGCAACTCTTGGAGCCTGAGGGCACTGTGAGCTGCCAGCTGTGCGTGAGACCGGAGACCCCCCATGTGGTGGGAGCGGCCACAGCATCTAAGAGAATGGAGCACTTTCTTAGCTGGGGGTTCAGAAACCTGCACCAAACAAGGGGTCCCTAATAATATCTATAACCCTGAAATGACAGAAGGACCCCATCCCAGCTTGTCAGCCGGGTCTAGTTCTCGATGCTCGCCCTCAAACAGGATGTCAAACAAGCCCTTTAGCTCTGGGTCTAGGCTCCGACAATCCCACTCACCTTGCGAGTTTGGCTTTTCCAAGGGAAGCAGCCCCTGACATCTGGGGCACTGAGCCCTTTGGCCTCAGGTGAAAGACAATGTTTATTGAGAAGGGGGGAGTAGACTAAGGGAACATGAACAAAAGTACGTGCATACCACTGAGCCCTGATCTGCTGCTGTACACTAGAGGACCGGTGTTTCTCTGGGAGGTTACTGAGGAGGAAAGGTCCCTTTCCTGGCTCCCTTGAACGATGCTTTCAATTCCCTCAGAAGCGTGCTCAAGCTGTCTGCAACTGCCTCCTTCCAAAGCCAAAGCacaggaaaagaagtgaaaacagcTAAGGCTGCAGCATGAGCAACCCAGAAGAGACGTTAGGGAGCAGCGGTGACAGAGAAGACTGCCAAGGAAGGTGGCGAGCTTTTCTTCTCTGGAGGCAGATCCTGTTCCCTCTTGGGATGGGATTCTGTGCAGTCCTGTTCGAGGTCAGAGGATTGCTGGATGCCCCTTCTAGCCTGCCTGGCTCAAGCAGCCTTGATGACTGTGTCTTAAGTTCTCTGTGCTGTTCCTGGGGCTCACCTTTCTGGGTAGGCTGCTGTTTTGCCTGTTGTTAAGTCCTCGTGGTCTAGGTATCTCTGTCACGGGGCTGTCTGCTTTCCCTCTGGATGGCTCAGATCCCCAAGTTATTTCCCGTTGCCTAGGTGACATCTCTAATTGGATGCCTTttaatctttccttcttttaaaggGACAGACCTGAAACTTCATTTCTAGGTCCCATTAGAGGACTTCTGCCCTGAAAACATGTGTGCCTCTCTGAACATGTGGTCCCTTCAGTGTGACTGCAGCTGTCGCTcagatggaggaaggggtggtGGGGGTTGGGAAGGGTGGCTCATGGAGCCAGCCTAACTGATGTCACAGTTCATCCTGGAAGTGTTGGCTGTCTGGAAGCCTACCCTTCAGGAATTGGCTAGATTGACTTCTGTCCAGGACCGCTCCTCACTGGCTTCACCCCCAGATTAGGGTCTGTGTGTAAAAGCCAATTCAGATCCAAATTAGAAATGACCCCTCACcactcaaaaaagaaatgatccCAAAGTAGCTAGAGAGTTGCTCAGATCTgaatttgtcttttccttcttgcCATGAACTGGAAGGGGCGAGGGGAGGCTGACATTCAAGCATGACTCTTAATGCTGTGTGTGTTGTTTGAGAGTTCCAGGCACATATGCTTCCTTCATTTCCAAGAAGGGAGATTTCACGGCTTTTGATGCCTCTCAGGCAGAGGGTGTGAGGTGTCCTAGTGCTTTTCTAAGACTTCCTGTCAGAAGCTGTATATGTATTGGTGGGTCACACTGTGTCTGACTAGACTCTGGTATTTATCCTTGGATCATCATCTTTTTAGATGAGAAAATGGGCCCATAGAGGATAGAGGATTGTTCCTTTATAGTCCGAGACCTTCATCTCTTCTATGAAGACTGGGCATTGGGCTTTCCTTCAGGTGGATGACTCCCTGTGAGGCAGAGGGTGAGTCTAGGAGAAACTGTCCTTCAGCTTGAGGATCATCCAGACCAAAACTTGAATCCCAAAACTGCTTCTTCCATCCACCAGCTCTCTCCCTCTGGCTTGCTTCCACTTCCAATACAGACTGTGTGTGtggaaaaaaaacacattcaCCTGAGAATCAGAGACCAACAGGGCTCAGAATGGGATGTATCCCAAACACatcatgggctctggagtcatGTTCTCTGTCACTTGCAGGATGGCTGCTTTGGTTCCCAGGGCTGCAGGCCCTGGTGCCCACCAATGCAGCTAGCAGAGCCCTGCTGCAGGGGAGGGGCAGCTGGAGGGGGTGCTCTGCACCCCTCAGGCTCTCTACAAGGGAAAAAAacgttgagaaaaaaaaatccccaccaACAAAGAAAAATCTTGTTTGAGAAGACTCAGATGTTCCTGGCTAACAACAAAAAGCATTCCCGTGGATGATGCTGGTGAAAGGAAGGAGAGTTGAGGGGATTCAGAGATGCGCCCTGAGCCACAGAGATCAGCCGGCTGAGGCAGAGCTGGGCTCCTTGTAGCCCGAATGAGCCCTGCAGACCACTCCAGGCTTTCCCTCCTTAAAGAGTTGGCCAGCTCCAAGTTCTAAGTGGACTAACTCCAGGCTGAGAAAGGCCTCCTAAGCCCCTTACCATGGCAGTTCCCAGGTCTCTGGGAAATGCCACAGTCCGCAAGTTGGTGCTGTGTTTCATCTCATTGCATAATACTACACCATTCTCTGTGTGTAGCGGCTgttctatatatatacatcaggAGGCAACATAtggctctccccacccccacctgtcaTAACTGTGACTATATCATTTCTGAAGACCAGAAGGAAGCTGCTAGGCTGGGCCAGGATTCTAAATGCTGCGGAGGTAATTCGGAGCCATGGAAAGTTGCACCATATGCTTTGGGGTTGCCAGCTGCTTATGTGCATGGAGGCGGGGTTTAGTGCCAGTCTGCAAAACTCAGGGGCGGCACTCCCCTGGCTGCTGTGTGTACCAGGCGAGGGTCTGGGGTGCCACTTTTTCTCTCCCCAGAGGAGAATCTGCTGGGGACCACGGTTCTCCAAGAAGGGGACCCACAAGAATAACAGGCTCCCCCAAAACCTGCCCTTGATAACATCAGACCTGGCCAaatagtatttctttaaaaaaaaaatttttttttgtttcattttattggaTAAAGGTTAAGAAAGCGCCAGCGTCTGAGAGGAGAGCAAACGCCGCCCGGCTGCACGCCAGCCTGCTTGAGGGTCCGTGGCGCGACAGGTTGCTCGTCTACCTGGAGGCGCTGGTCTCGGCCAGGCGGTTGTTCATGATGCCCAGCGCGCCCACGCCGCCCGAGAAGCCGTTCTGGCGCGTGTTGACGCACACGCTGCGCGGGTAGCCGTTGGCCGTCTCCGACAGCTGCTTCTGCAGCAGCGCCAGCGACACCTTGTTGGAGGCCGTGAGGTCGCGCATGGAGATGAGCTCTCCCGACAGGCGGCGGCCCTCGGCGTCGCTGTCGCGGGCCGCGGGGTCGGCGCCGAGTGCGGCCAGGCGGCGGCGCAGCCGGGAGCCCGGGGTGATGGCGTTGCGCCGGGCCAGGGGCGCGCCGGGCGCGGGGCAGCAGCGCGCGCAGCAGCGGCAGCTCAGCTTGCGCAGCATCCAGTTGAGCACCTGCTTGATGAGGATGGAGATGACGTTGAAGAGCGAGTAGATGCAGCACACGCCGAGCAGGATGAAGAGGAAGTTGCCCAGGCGGTAGAGCCCCTGGTTCCGGTAGGCGGCGTGCTGGCTGCTCACCAGGTCCCCGAAGCCAATAGTGCTGAAGGTGACGAAGCAGAAGTAGAGCGAGTCCACGTAGTCCCAGCCCTCCACGCTGGTGTACATGGCCGAGGCGCAGCAAGATAGCAGCACGGCGAACAGGCCCAGGATCAGCAGCACGTGGTACACCGAGGGCTTCCAGCCTGCCAGGCAGTCGGCCTCCGAGAGCGCGGAGCCGCGGCGGAAGGTGGCGGGCAGCAAGCCGCTTCGGCGCAGCTGGCGCTCCCGACAGGCGCGCATGATGAAGGCCAGCAGCGAGATGATGCGCTCCAGGAAGAGGTTGAAGAACAGGATGGTCCCGGCGCAGCCGAACAGCCCATAGGCGATGAGGAAGGCCTTCCCGCCCACCGTGGCGGGGGTGGTCATGCCGAAACCTGTGGGGACAGAGCAGGGGTCAGCGCGATCCTGGCTGGACAGGTGGTCCCCACCCGGCGCAGCGCAGTTGTATCTAGGTGTTGACATGGCTCTTACCTGAGTGGCATCACTCAACTGGAGGAGAAACAGTGCCAAGACGTTTCTCTCCCTTGGTGGCACCAGATATGGTTCCTAAGTAAGTCTGGACAACCCCTAAACTGATGGAGGATACATGGCTCCTCTTCTGGGGGATCTATAAATCATGCCAGTGGTGAGAGAGTCACTAGGAAAGGCCCATCACAACACACAGAAGAGCTGCACAGGGGAAGATACTGAGATACCCACAACTCACACGAGTGTCACCTGTTGTCTCGCCACTCAATGGTTTTTTTAATGTACCAGTGGCACACTTGGGCCTTGCTAGGACAGAATTCCGTAAAGGCTTCATTTGATAGAATTGCTGGGGACCAGGTATATTATATTTAGTCCAGCTAGCTATATTTGATGGTAGCTAAGGGAAAGGTTTCTGCCCAGCTGGGTCCTGTGCTGCTGTGTGTCTGGAGTGGCTTTTATTCTGAGAGGTCTGCTCTACGCCTGGGCAGCGGCTTAGTGCTTTGAACTCTTATAATTAAGTCTTGATTTACCCGCTTGTTCAAAGCACAGTCTTGAAGGGAGTTTCTTTATCGACTGATTGCTGCAGAAGGCTTGGCTTCCCACCAGGGTGCTTGGCCCATGCTGGCCAGGGTCCCGCAGAGCGGCAGCTCTGCTCCTCCACCATGAGCTCTCAGCCAGCTGCCAGCTGTGATGTCTTTGTGGGACCCATGGCTACCTGACTCTGGTTATGGGAGGGTATGTTATCCCTTAGCATGAAGATCCACTGCTGCTTAGAGTCTGAGCTGAAAACACATCATCAGAGCAGCACGGTAGCACCTATCAAGACCTCTGCAGCTGAAGTTCAGGGGCATCCCTGTTTAATGCATGCCCAAGGTCAAAAGGTCTACTTATGCCTTGTTAGTGGGGTAAGGCCAACTCTGGGAAAGGGGTGGCTTAACTATTTCCCTGAAAAACCTTGaagttagttttttcttttttcttttttttagaatgaTCCCTTAAATGTGTATGCTAATCATTTTCTAGAATCCTTGGAGGAAATGCCCCATTGCCTGACATTGTCTTCATCTTATGCTTAATGACTCAACTTAGGAGAAAATCTTCTAGTGATACCTTTGTTGAGGAAGTTGGATTATATCCCTAGGTTCAGAATTTGGCTATAAGTGTGAAAAAAACCAAACTAGCAGTGTAACCAGGAGTTCAAAACGAGGGATTTTGCTACACTTTAAAGTCAAACTCAAGTTTCTGAATTCATAAAGAACTCAACTCTGAATCAGTATGACTATATGTGGAGTGGGAGTGTTTGTATTTGTCTCTGtgtgaatttattaaaaaatcctATTAATAGATTGATAACCCAGGTGTCCACCAGCCTAACTAATTCATGGTCAATTCATACAAGAAAATACTATAcagcaaagaaaaagcaaagtccACTGCTAcctgcaacatgaatgaacctcacaaaaagaatgttaaaagaaACTGGACACAAAAAAAGTATTCCACTGGCATAAAATTCAAAGCCAGGCAAAACCAAACTACAGTACCTTTTTAGGGATGCATATTTGATTGGTAAAATTACAAGGGAAATTGAGATAAAAGTCAGAATTGGAGTTTGCTCTGGGGGTGGCAGGGCAGGGTGAATGGAAGGGGACCCAGGGATACTCTGGAGTGCTGGAAATGATCTGTCGATCTGAGTGGTGGTTGCATGAGTGTTCATTGTATAATAACTTTTCAAACTATGTGTTTTTGGAGCTTTTTTACTCTCACGATAAGAAAAACTTCAAAATGCCTAGACAATTAGGAACTATGAGGGACCTTAATTCTGCTCTACCTGTCACTGTATAGATGAGGGAGCAGGGGTTGAGGGAACATGACCTACAGCTCATGGGGGACAGATGCCATACTTGTGTCCTGGCTTCTCGCTTGGTGCTGAGACCATCATACACAACACTGCTGCTACTCAGGAAGGGAAAACAACCCCTCTGGTTGGGGGAATCACTTGGCTAAAttcctaaagaaatgaaaaatgctgaGCCTGGAATATTAATACTATGCCTAAGAGAATACTGAATGGGATTTTCCTGTTGTTTTGAATTTTCAGCTAAAAGTTTAGCGTGGCATGTAATACATTAGCCCTCATTCTAAAgagaagttttaaatatttatttatttggctgtgctgagtccaagttgtgacatgcaggatctagttcccagaccagggatcaaacccgggccccctgcatcaggagcttggagtcttagccactgaaccaccagggaaacccataaagAGAAGTTTTAAATACATCTACCTTTTATCTATTAAGTCAGCAAAATAGGGTGACCAGTAACCCTCACCACCCACTTCCAGGCTATACAGAAAGACTAGAAAGTACCCAGGGATAATGGGAGATGGCCTTGAAATAGCAGGGTGCTGTGGCATCCCCAAGTCAAGAGATGGTGGGGGGAGGATTGGTCAGGAGAATATCAGGCTGCAGCAGGGGCAGCCTGGCAGCTTGTTTCCTGGTGGATGCTGGCTGAACTGCAGACACTTGTCCACTCACCCTGGAGCACTGGAGCAGAGCATGGTGAGGGTTCTGGGAGAGTCAGAGGTGTCTCCTGGAATCTAACCCTGTGCCGGACAGTTCCCTGGGCCGAAGGTTGACTGGTGTAGCTCACAcaggcaggggcaggaagggggCACTAGTGGGAGCAGTCTGCTGCCCTGGCAGTCTCCTAGGGCATCCtgtgccagggacgggggagagtGACAGGGGTCAAGTGAACTCTGCAGCCAAATCTGAAGAGACTGCCCAGGAGGGCTGCCTGCTGGATCATGGGGGCCTGAGGGGCAGAGGACAGGTGAGCATGCAGTGTAGTCATAGGAAGCACCACCCACTCAAGGAAAGGTGCAGGGTGGTGGTGCCTGTGTTTGGGGGGATCACCAAAGACCCATATGGGCTCCATGAAAAGGTATGCCTGTCCTAACAGTGGGTGTTGTGGTGCAGCCGTAAGGCCAACCCCTACTGGCTCATTCCTTTTCCAGCAAACACTGAGGACCTGGTTGGCAGGCCTTGTGCTAGGCTCAGGGCTTTGGTGGAAAACCAGACAGACACCCTCACAGATGACCTAGGCTGCCTTCTTAGAGGTTTTACACAGCTCCCCACTTGACCCTCTGCTGTCAGCGGCTCACCCCTGGATAGGGGCAGAGCTTTTCCCTGCTGCCTCCACTCAGGGGCTGGGCCAGACCTGGGCCTGAGGTCTCCTCGTGGCTATGACTCCAGGCCCC is a genomic window containing:
- the KCNK12 gene encoding potassium channel subfamily K member 12, which gives rise to MSSRSPRPPPRRCRRRLPRPSCCCCCCRRSHLNEDTGRFVLLAALIGLYLVAGATVFSALESPGEAEARARWGATLRNFSAAHGVAEPELRAFLRHYEAALAAGVRADALRPRWDFPGAFYFVGTVVSTIGFGMTTPATVGGKAFLIAYGLFGCAGTILFFNLFLERIISLLAFIMRACRERQLRRSGLLPATFRRGSALSEADCLAGWKPSVYHVLLILGLFAVLLSCCASAMYTSVEGWDYVDSLYFCFVTFSTIGFGDLVSSQHAAYRNQGLYRLGNFLFILLGVCCIYSLFNVISILIKQVLNWMLRKLSCRCCARCCPAPGAPLARRNAITPGSRLRRRLAALGADPAARDSDAEGRRLSGELISMRDLTASNKVSLALLQKQLSETANGYPRSVCVNTRQNGFSGGVGALGIMNNRLAETSASR